Genomic segment of Terriglobia bacterium:
AACCGCCGATCTGCCGCAGGGCCGTTTTTGCCTGCTGTGAGGTTTGCGCTTCGATGAACTCGCGCACCGACTCCGCTTGAATCAGATCCATTTTGCCGTGCGCGACCGCGCGGAGTGTAAATTCGCCGGGAGCCGCGATTCGGGCGCCTGAAGACCGGGCGGTTTCCAGGATCCGGCTCAGAATCATTGGATTTCCGTGAGCGCTGATTTCCAGAACGTCTTCGCCGGTATAGGAGTGAGGACTCTGGAAGAAGGTCGCAACAACTTCGTCGATCTGCTCACCGGCGGAATCCAGCCAGCGGCCGACTACCGCCTCTCGATGAACACACTGCCCACCCGGCCGGCTCGGCTTAAAAAAGCGACGCGCGATGGCTGGCACCTGCGATCCTGATATTCGGAGAACCCCCACGCCGCTGTGCCCAAGAGGGGTCGATATCGCGACAATCGTTTCGGCGCTCGAAACGATTTTGTGCAGGCCCTCCTGCATGATCAGGTTCCTTGCTGTTCGTTCGGCCGAGGACGGGCGCGGAGCTTTGCTTCTGCCTGCGGGGACCAATACTTATTGATGAAGATTTGTTGTCCCACGCTGATGATGTTGCTCGTCAACCAATACAAGGCCAACCCGCTGCCGTAATTCAGAAACATGAACGTGAAGACGATCGGCATGACCAGCATCATCTTGGCCTGAGCCGGATCTACGTTAGGTGTAGGAGTCAGCTTCTGCTGCGCAAACATCGCGACCGCCATTGCAATCGGAATGATGTAATAGGGGTCCGGCTGGGATAAGTCCTTGATCCAGAAGATCCAGGGCGCCCTGCGAAGCTCGATCGAATAACCCAGGGCACTGTAAAAGGCAAACAGTAACGGCATTTGTAGTAGGAGTGGCAGGCAACCTCCCATGGGGTTGACACCGTGCTCTTTGTACAAATTCATCATGTCCGTTTGCACTTGGGTTCGCCGAGGGTCGCTCGCTTTCAGCTTCTTGTACTGATCCTGCAGGCGCCGCATGTGCGGCTGAATCTTCTGCATCTTCAGCATCGAAACCTGTTGCTTGAGTCTCAAAGGAAAGAGAATCAAGGTCAACCCCACGGTCAACAGAATGATGGCCCAACCGAAATTACCGACGTATTTGTGGATCCAAAGCAGGATGTCCAGCAATGGCTTCGCGATAAAGCCGAAGTATCCATAATCCAACGCGGCGTACAGTTCAGGATCCGCTTGCTGCAGCGACTGACGCTGCTTCGGTCCAACATAGATCCGAATTGCCGTGTCCTGCGGCACCGAGTAAGAAACAGCCAGCGACGGCACCGGCTTGCCGTCCGGACCGTTGTATTCCTGTTTCCGGATCTTGACAGCCTCGGGCATCCCAAACATGAACGCGGCCAGAAAGTACTGATCTTCCACACCCGCGCGGGGACTGTTGAAGTCCTGCGGATCCTTCAGGCTCCGCAATGCGACGCGTTTGTATGCGTTCACATCCGATTGGTAAACGGCATTCTTCCTGGCAACATCCTGCGCGATGGACTGATCGCCGAATACGCCCTGCCATACGAGGGAATACGGAACGGGTTTGCCTTCCTTCGTAACAGTCGCCTTAAGCGAAAAGAGATATTTGTCCTTATCGAAGGCCAGGTCCTTCCGCACATACAGACCACTCCCTGCAAACTCCAAACTCAGCGAATCACCTTCCCGATGGCCGGCAAACGCCGCTTTCGCAAGTTGATCGTCGATGGTTTTATCGCCGGTGGTAATCGCCAGAGGCGACCCCACCTGCATCGGGGCGGACTGATTGATGAGTTCGAGGGAATGGCCTGCGCCGTCCGTGTAATCCTTGAGCTTGTAACTCTTCAAAACACCGCCGATGTTCGAAACAATTGCCGTATACAGAGGCGTATCGACCGTAAAGTCCTCTGTTTTTCCGCCTTGGATTTCGGCTGCGTGTGCAACTTCCGGGGCTTCGACATTCTGTTGTAAGGGTGGGACCACGGGAGCTTTCTGTGACGAAGGGGGCGAAGCCTGCGCGGCTTGCTGCGGCTCTTGTCCTGTCGGCGGCGGTGAATAAAGCGCCCGAAATGCATACAGCACGACGAACGACAGGACGAAAGCGATAATGACTCGTTTTTCCATTAAAAATTTAAGCTCTCTACCTCAAGGGATCGAATCCTCCGCGGTGCAGAGGATGGCAGCGAAGAAGTCTACCGGCCGCTCGCACAACTCCGCGTAACAGCCCATATTCTCCAATCGCTTCACTGGCATATTCGGAACATGTGGGAGTAAACCGGCAGGCAGGAGGCAGCCAGGGTGAAACAACCAGCTTATAGACTTTCAAAACCGTTAGTCCCAGGCTGCGCGTGAATTTCAGATTCATTTTTCCGCTCCGAAAAGAGCGATCAGTTCATCTCGAAGTTCTTCAAACCTTCGCTCGTTGCAGGAGCGCCGCGGGTTCAACACAAAATCAAAGCCGACAGGTATTACCGTCAATGAAGTTCGGAGAATTTCCCGGACGCGCCTCTTGACTCGATTTCGATCGTGCGCTTTGCCGAGTTTTCTAGGTGTCGTCAGGCCAAATCGGCTGTGTTCCAGACCGTTTCGCAGCGCGAACAACACAAAGGAGCGCGAAACCCGTTTGGAGCCTTTCCCGTAAACTTTTTTAAATTCTGCGGCATTCCGCAGTCGAAAATCCTTTGGAAATGCATTCGACCCGGCAACAGGCACGGCTGGAAAGCACTAATAGTGCTCTACTGCTACTCGCTTGCGGCCCTTATCCCGCCTCGCTTTCAGCACGAGCCGCCCGCCACGGGTCTTCATCCGCTCGCGGAATCCGTGCGTTTTCGCACGACGGCGGTTGTTCGGTTGGTATGTCCTCTGTGGCATTCGTCTGCTCCTTCGAAAACCTTAAATTTAACACATCGGCCCGCTAAAAGCTTGGAAAACGCGTCGTTGAAAACGAGAAATGGAAGTGCTAACCTTTCGCGGCTCTCACGCCAATTGGACTGGTTTTTTCCACATGTGTGGAAAATTCTGTGGAAATCTCACCCTTTTTAAGTGACTGAGAAATGGACACCTGGCAGCAAGTTCTCGATATCGTTGAAAAGAAAGTCAACCAGCAAAGCTACAACACGTGGTTCAAACCGACGCAACTCATCAGACACGACGATAAAGCGCTCTATGTTCGCGTTCCTAACGCGCTTTTTCAGGATTGGCTGAACGATCATATCGACGTCGTCCTGGAGGCCTCCAAGCTTGCAGGTATCGGCGACATCAGCGTGATCTACATCACCGAAAAGGCCCCACCCGACCCGGTAACGCCGGCACAAGGCAAACTCGATTTCGAATCGATCGACAACACCCTCAATCCGAAATATACATTCGATTCTTTTGTTGTCGGGTCCTCGAACCAGTTCGCGCACGCCGCCGCACTGGCCGTCGCCGAGAAGCCGTCGAAAGCCTACAATCCCTTATTTCTTTACGGGGGCGTGGGCCTCGGAAAAACGCACTTGATGCATGCAATTGGGCACATGATCAAGTTGAGCAACAAGCAGTTGCGTTTGAGCTATATATCCACCGAAAAGTTCACCAATGAAGTAATCAATGCGATCCGTTATGACAAGATGCTCAGTTTCAAGGAACGGTATCGCAATAACGATGTCCTGTTGATCGACGATATCCAATTTATCGCTGGCAAGGAACGGACGCAGGAAGAATTCTTCCATACGTTCAATTCCTTGTACGACACGCACAAGCAAATCATTATTTCGGCAGATTGTCCTCCACGGGAGATACCTACATTGGAGGAACGCCTTCACTCCCGTTTCGAGTGGGGCTTGATCGCCGACATTCAACCTCCCGATCTCGAAACGAAAGTCGCCATCATCAGGAAGAAAGCAGAGCGCCAAAATATTTCTCTTCCAGACAACGTTGCGCTCTATATCGCAAGCAAAATCAAATCGAATATCCGAGAACTCGAAGGCGCACTCGTCCGTTTAATTGCCTACTGCTCTCTCAAGGGGTCCGAGGTTACTCTTGCGATGGCTCAGGAAACATTGCATGACATCCTCGGACCAACCGAACGAGCCATCAATGTCGAAATGATCCAGAAAGTCGTTGCGGATCATTTCAAAATGCGGGTTCAAGATTTGAAATCGAAGAACAATTCCAAATCCGTTGCAATGCCCCGGCAGATATGCATGTACCTATGCAAAAAACTGACGGGCGCCTCGCTGCCTCAAATCGGGCGGGAATTTGGAGATAAGCACCATACGACCGTTTTACATTCCGTCAATAAGATCGAAGCGCTTTGCCAGCGTGATGGAGAATTCAGCCGCCAGATCCAAAACTTTTTATCATCCTTCAAGTAAATCATGTGGACCAGTTGTGGAAAACCGATAGGGATAATCGTTCCACACTGTATCCACAGGATCAGTGCGCTGTTATTCACAGCCTGATTTCCTTGTAATTTGAACTAACGATTGGTGATCGCGTCTCTGGCGCAGATATTCAGCTGACTACAAATAGGAGTTATTAATAACACTATGGAATTTACAGTCAGGAAGTTTGATCTCTTACAGGAGTTGACTCTCATTCAGGGAGTTGTCGAGCGCAAGACCACTATTCCGATTCTTGCCAATGTTCTTGTCCGCGCCGAAGGTGGAGAACTTCATATTGCAGCGACAGATCTGGAAATAGGACTGAAGTCTCTTTGTCCCTCCAAGACGACCAATCCCGGTACGATTACATTACCTGCAAAACGGCTGTATGAAATTGTCCGTGCCTTACCCGACAAAGAAATCAAATTCAAGCGAGGTGAAGCCAACTGGGTTACCGTAACCTGCGGTTCCAGCCGGTTTCGCATCGCCGGTCTTCCGCAGGAAGATTTTCCGGCTCTTCCTGAAGCGAAAGCAACGGTTGTTAGGATTCCCGCAGACGTCCTGGCAAAACTGATCGCAAGAACCATCTTTGCGATCAGTACCGAAGACTCCAAGTACACTCTCAGTGGCGCATTGCTGTTGCTCAAGCCCGGTTCAATCACCATGGTTGCCACTGATGGTCATCGCCTTGCCCATGTGGAAAAACTGGAAGAGCTCGAAGATGTTACTGAAGAGATAAAGGTTATTGTTCCAAAGAAAGCGATGAGTGAATTGCTGCGAATGATTTCAGAGAGTGCAGACACAGAACGGATCGGCTTTTCAAAGGATGATAACCATCTGTTCTTTGACATGGGCAAGCGGCTCCTGATTTCGCGCATGCTGACCGGGCAGTTTCCGAACTATGAAGCCGTATTGCCGCGCAACAACGACAGAATCGTCACAATAGGACGCGACGAACTCGGCGCCGCAATCAAACGGGTTGCGATCCTTTCAGACGAGCGCTCACGAACTGTTAAACTTGCCCTGGGAGCCGGCTCTCTTGAACTCACCGCCAGTCATTCTGACCTGGGCGAGGCCCATGAGACGTTGGAGGTCGATTACAAGAAGGAAGACCTGCAGGTTGGATTTAACTTCCAATATTTACTCGACTTCCTGACCACTGCAGACGAACCCGAAGTAAACCTCGAATTCAAAGATAGCGAGAGCGCCGCCCAATTGCGCAGCCAGCCCGCCACCGACTACAACTATCGTTATGTGGTGATGCCAATGCGGATCTAGGTATTCTTTAACTGTAGGATTGGGCCTCTTTCGACCATACAATATATTGAGAGTGTCAGATCAGTAATCCACTACATAAACGGCATTTTGGTCTTCAATGGCGCTAACTTTCCCTGCCGGAAATCCCCGATTTTTGATAAAATAAATGTTACTTTTCTGAGCGGAGCGAGAAGTCTTTTCTCTCCGAGCATTTCCAAGGAAAACCGAAGCACGCGATATCCGCCTCGGGGCGAGCAGGTGCGAATAGATGGCAGAACAAATTGAATATCCAGGTGGAAACGGGCAGGGAGAGCCCCCCAGAACCGACGCCGATTACGGCGCTGAACATATCAAGGTTCTAGAGGGGTTAGAAGCAGTTCGGAAGCGTCCCGCCATGTACATCGGTTCGACGGGAATCGATGGGTTACATCACCTTGTTTACGAAGTTGTCGATAATTCGATCGACGAAGCCCTGGCCGGCTTCTGTACAGAAGTTCACGTCGTCCTACATATCGACAACTCTGCCACTGTTATCGATAACGGCCGCGGTATTCCTACGGAAATTATGCCGAAGGAAGGCAAACCCGCAGCAGAAGTTGTGCTGACGAAGCTGCACGCGGGCGGCAAGTTCGATAATTCTGCGTATAAAGTTTCTGGAGGTCTTCACGGCGTCGGAATATCCGTCGTTAATGCGCTATCGGATTGGCTGAATCTCGAAATCTGGCGCGGCGGGAAAGTGTACGTTCAGAGCTACAACCGAGGTGTTCCAGCGGGTCCGCTTGAGATGACCGGTCATACCGACCGTCGCGGAACGAAAGTTACCTTCAGGCCCGATGATCAAATCTTTGAAACAACGGATTTTAGTTTTGATGTTCTGTCCCAGAGGCTTCGGGAACTGGCCTTTTTGAATCGTGGCCTTCTGATCACGATCGAAGACGCGCGAACCGAAAAGAAGCACGAATTCCATTACACCGGTGGAATCGTCTCCTTCGTGGAGCATCTGAATAAGAACAAAAACGCACTGCATGACAAGGTGATCTATTTCGAAGGTCTTCGCGACGGCATCGATCTGCAGATTGCGATGCAATACAACGACGCCTATCAGGAGCAGATATTCACCTTCGCGAACAACATCAACACGCATGAAGGCGGCACGCACATGATTGGCTTCAAGTCCGCCTTGACCCGAAGCCTCAACAGTTATGCGATGGCCAACAACCTCTTCAAGGAAGTGAAAGAGAACCTGTCCGGAGATGATGTGCGTGAAGGATTGGTCGCGGTCATCAGTGTAAAACTACCGAATCCCCAGTTTGAAGGCCAGACGAAGACCAAGCTTGGCAATAGTGAAGTCAAAGGAATTGTCGAAACGCTCGTCAACGAGGGTCTCAGTAATTATCTGGAAGAGAATCCCGGGCTTGGTAAAAAGGTCATCGGCAAAGCCATCGAAGCCGCGCGCGCGCGTGAAGCTGCACGGCGGGCCCGCGAACTGGTGCGCCGCAAAGGGGCTCTCGATAGCATGTCCTTACCTGGAAAATTGGCGGACTGCCAGGAACGATCCCCGGAAAACGCAGAAATCTTCATTGTTGAGGGAGATTCCGCCGGCGGGTCCGCAAAGCAGGGCCGAGACCGCCGGACGCAGGCGATTCTGCCGATCAAAGGAAAGATCCTGAATGTCGAGAAGGCGCGATACGACAAGATGCTCACGCATCAGGAAATTGTGGCCATGATCACTGCATTGGGCACCGGAATCGGACAGGACGATTTCGATGTTTCGAAGCTGCGGTACCACAAAGTCATCATCATGACGGACGCCGACGTTGACGGTTCGCACATCCGAACGCTCCTGCTGACGTTTTTCTACCGCCAGATGGGGCAGCTTATTGAAAACGGCAATATCTACATTGCACAACCACCGCTCTTCAAAGTGAAAAAGGGAAAAAGCGAGCAGTACATCAAGGACGAGCGTCAGATGTCCCGCTTCCTCCTGAAGAAAGCAACCGAGAATCTCACCATCGAAGCAAACGGCCATGAACTGAAGGGCCGCGAGCTGACGAGCTTCCTGGAGAAGATGATCGAACTGAACGGTGTTTTCCAACGTGTCGATCGCCATTTCCGCGACGGGCGCATTACGGATCTTCTTCTTTCCATGGGCGCCGATAACCGGGTGTTGTTGGCCGATGCAGAAAAAATGAAGGACATCGCGCAAAAAATCGAGGCATTCGGCTATTCCGTAGAGGTGTCCACGGATGAGGAGCACAGCGTACAGAAGCTCCTTTATCACCAGGGGAGTCAGTCGCCACGATTAATCGCTTATCAGCAACTCTCCAGTCCCGAATATCAACGCCTGCTGGTTTTGCACAAAGCTCTCGGCGAATTGGACCATGCGCCATTCACCGCCAAAACAGAATCCACAACAGCAACACTGAAAGATCGTCAGGCATTGATCGATCACATTATGAATCTGGGCAAGAAAGACCTCCAGATCACGCGATATAAAGGTCTGGGAGAAATGAATCCTGAGCAACTCTGGGAAACCACGATGGATCCCGAGAAACGCACCCTGCTGCAAGTCCAGATCAAGGACGCCGTCGACACGGACGCCATTTTCACTGTGCTGATGGGCGATGCTGTTGAACCTCGCCGGAAATTCATTGAAGACAATGCGCTGGAAGTGAAGAACCTGGATATCTAAAACCGTATGGCAGACGAGATCACACCGACACCACCACCACCGCCTCCTCCGGCAAACCTTGTCCCGGTAAACATCGAAGACGAGATGCGGAAGTCGTACGTCGACTACGCAATGAGCGTCATTATCGGACGTGCCTTGCCCGACGTGCGCGATGGCCTGAAGCCGGTTCATCGCCGCATTCTTGTCGGCATGCGCGACATGGGACTTGCGTCCAATCGCGCGTATCGCAAATGCGCCAAAATCGTAGGCGAAGTGATGGGCAACTATCACCCGCACGGTGACAGCCCGATCTACGACGCCCTGGTGCGAATGGCGCAGGACTTCTCTTACAGATATCCGTTGGTCGACGGCCAAGGAAACTTCGGGTCCATCGACGGAGATCCCCCCGCAGCAATGAGGTACACCGAAGCGCGGATGGCGCCGTTCGGCGAGGCGCTTCTCGAGGATATCGAGAAAGAGACGGTCGATTTTGTACCCAACTATGACGAAGATCGCGAAGAACCCTCCTACCTGCCCAGCAAGGTTCCAAATCTTCTGGTGAATGGCTCGAACGGTATTGCGGTCGGCATGGCCACGAACATGCCACCGCACAATCTCACCGAAGTTTGCGAAGCCGTCGTCCACCTGATCGAGAATCCTCAGGCCAGCCTCCCAGACCTGATGGCTCACATTCCCGGTCCGGATTTTCCGACGGCAGGAATCATTCATGGCCGCAGCGGAATCCGGCAGGCGTATCAGACCGGCCGCGGGCAGGTGATGATGCGGGCGCGAGCGACCATTGAGCGGCAGGGAAAAGACCGTGACGTTATCATCGTTACCGAAATCCCATATCAGGTGAACAAGGCACGATTGATCGAGAAAATCGCCGAGCTCGTGAATGAAAAACGGCTCGAAGGCATCGGCGATATCCGGGATGAGAGCGATCGCCACGGTATGCGCGTTGTCATCGAGCTCAAGCGCGGCGAACAGGGCCTCGTGGTTCTGAACAATCTTTACAAATTGACGGCGATGCAGACCACGTTCGGTGTCATCAATCTTGCAATTGTCAACGGACAGCCAAAGGTTCTATCTCTTCTCGAGCTCCTGCGGCTCTTCGTTGAACACCGCGTCGATGTCGTCCGCCGCCGCACCCAATATGAATTACGCCAGGCCGAGGCCCGAGCGCATATCCTCGAAGGTCTCAAGAAAGCGCTCGACCATATCGACGCCATCATCAAACTGATTCGTGCGGCAAAGACCAGCGTCGAAGCCCGCGAGGGGTTAATCACGACGTTCGAATTCACGGAGATTCAGGCAAAAGCAATTCTAGAAATGCAGTTGCAACGCTTGACGAGTCTCGAGCGTCAGAAAATCGAAGACGAACTGGCTGAACTCCAGACGCGGATCAACGAATTGAAGGAGATCCTCGCGAGCGATGCCAGGCTCCGCCAGGTCATCATCAAAGAACTGCGCGACGTTCAGAAGAAATACGGCGACGCCCGTCGCACGCAGATCATCGAGGAAGAAACCGAGATTCGCCTGGAAGATTTGATTGCCGAAGAGGACGCCGTCATCACCGTCACGCACAGCGGATATCTGAAGCGAACGCCGGCATCCGTATACCGGAACCAGGGCCGCGGCGGCAAAGGCCGCATTGGGATGCGGACAAAAGACGAGGATCCCGTCACAAACGTCTTTGTCGCAAACACGCACAGCTACGTCCTGGTGTTTACCGATCGCGGCCGGCTCTATTGGCTCAAAGTGTATGAAATTCCCGATGTCGGCAGCGCCGGCCGCGGCAAGGCCATAGTCAACCTGGCCAATCTTTCAGCGGAAGAAAAAGTCCGCGCGCTCCTCTCCGTCAAGGATTTCGATTCGAAGGTCTCCGTGATCATGGCCACTCGCAGCGGTACGGTGAAGAAGACGTCGCTTGAAGCGTTCAGCAATCCGACACAGCGCGGCATTATTGCCATGGGTGTGCCTGATGACGATGAGTTGATCGCCGCCGAACTCGTCTCCGCCAATGAAACTGTCTTGATCGGTACCCACGATGGGATGTCCATTCGTTTCCTGCACGATGATGTGCGTGAGATGGGCCGCCAGGCCTACGGAGTCATCGGAATCCGGCTGGATGAAGGAGACTATGTTGTCAGCATGATCGCCTCCACGAATGAGAACGACAACGTGCTCACCGTTACCGAAGGCGGTTTTGGTAAGCGTACAGCCGTGGAGGAGTACCGGACGCAAGGCCGCGGCGGCAAAGGCATCATCAATGTGAAGACGACGGCGAAGAACGGCAAAGTCGTCTCCATCATGCGTGTCCAGGAGGATTCGGACATCCTCGTCATGACGGCTAACGGCAAGTTGATTCGAGTCCGTTCGCAAGATATTCGTTCCGTCGGCCGCGCCACCCAGGGAGTGCGCTTGATTCACCTGGATGAAGACGACAAGGTGACGGCCGCGACGTTGGTTGAACCCGAAGCGAAGGAAGAAGAGCCTCCGCCAACCGTGAATTAACCTGCGCCTCTCCCCGTGATCAAATCGATGCTGATCGCGGGGAGCGAAAACACCAGCTTCTTCTTCAGACTCAGATAACTCTGATTGCCCGCAATCAGGTTCCCCAGAATCCCTCTCAGGGTACGACTGCGCCGGGAGAACTGTACGGTTCGCTTCTTGAAGTCGCCGCCAAGGAACCTGCCGCGGTAAAATCGTTTGTACATGCGGCCCGCCCGCGTCAGCTCACGTCCGATCGTGGCTCCCACTTTGGCCTCATACTGGCCCGGTTCCTCAATCGTGTCCGCCAGAATCTGCGCCGATTGGAATGCATAGTAAATGCCTTCGCCGGTGATGGGATCCACCAGGCCCGCCGCGTCACCGAGCAACGCCCAGCCGGCGCCGGAAATCCGATTCTTCTTCCATGCCTGTGGACCCAGACAGGGAACAGGTGCGCTGTAGAATTCGGCCTGTTCCAGAATCTCAGTGCCGAGATCGGCGGCGATAAAGTTTGAAAGCAGCATCTTCGCGCGGGAGGTCCATCCTGGCTCGCTGCGCGTGATCAGGCCGTATGACGTGTGATTGTCCCGCGGGAAAGACCAGATATAACCTTCAAAGCCCTGCACGAAATATATCTTCATATGGGGCTGAAATTTACCAGGAATGAAATATCCCAGCGTTACGGAAAGATCTTCAGGCGGCAGCCCACTGCTGACGGATCGCCGCACCAGGCTGGAGGCCCCATCAGCCCCGATAAGGAAATCTGATTGCAGTGAAGTGTCCCGGGTACGGAGCACCCAGCCGCGCCGCTCCTGTTCGATACGGGTGACGCGGCTTTTGATGATGGAAACGCCTGATTTCCCGGCCTCATCGAGCAGGTATCGCCCAAGTTCCCGCCTGGAAACCACGGCTATCGGATCTTGCGGAGTAACCGTTACGGATAACTTGTCACCAAAGTAGATGGTGATCTGTTCGACCTTGTTTCGCGGCAGGTCCGATTCGAAGATTCCGAAGCTGGAGAGCGCTTTTGCAGTGACTCCTCCGCCACAGGGTTTTTCCCACGGCGCCTGGGAGTCGATGAGGGTTACAGAATGTCCGCGGCGCGCCAGAAGAATGGAAGCCCAGGATCCGGAAGGACCTGCACCAACGATGGTTATTTGCATGACTCTCCAAACATTGGCGCGCGAAGGCCGTCTATGTTAACAGAGGAAACGGGGCATGATTGAAAAAACAAGATACACCATTCCCGCTGATCATCCTCTCCGTACGCTCTTTCGCCAGTTGACGGAACGCGGCATGGGTCAGCTCAACCTCCATGATCCCGAAACGATCCGTTACATCACGAATCTCCTGACGGAGTTCGTTCAGATTGACAATATGTACCGCGGCAAAGACCCGGAATGCCGTGGCCCCCAGTACTTGTTCGACCTGCTCGCTCAGGCCGGCAACGAGATGTCGCCCGACCTCCGCCGTGACTACTACAAGCACCTCGGCGATCTGACGCTCTTCAACCTCGGCCTTTTTCCCGAAAGCCTTACATACGGCCACCGGACGGTCAGTCCCGATTACTATGCGGAAACCGGCCGCCGCTCCTACACAATCGTCGCCCAAATGGATTGTTCATCAGGGACACGCGTTTACCGCAAGCTTTCGGAACAGTTCGAACAGTGCGTCGTGGGTTTGAACTGGGTCAAACTCTATATAAACGACCCCTTTTACCAGTACATGTTCCGGCAGTTTGATATCACGTAATACAATATTCCTCGCATGAGCAAGGCGAAGAATAAGATCTCCATCGTTAAATATCTAAACGCCGTCCCCCTGGCATGGGGAATCCTGGAAGGCGCACACAAAGAGAAGTTCGATTCCCTGCTGAGCACGCCCGCGGAATGTGCGGAGCAGCTCAGCCGCGGTGGAGTCGATATCGGTCTCATCCCATCGATCGAATTTCAGCGCATCAAGGATTGCCGGATTGTTCCCGGCCCGGCCGTGGCGTCGCCTTACTATGTGCGCAGCGTGATTCTCGTCAGCGAACTTCCTTTATGGAAGGTGAAGACGGTTGCCTGCGATAACGGTTCGCGAACGTCCGTGGCTCTGTCGAAAATTATCTTTAACGAGTTCTATCACACCCATCCTGATTTTCGGCCCGCGGAACCGGACCTCGGGAATATGCTGGCTCAAAGCGACGCCGCTCTTTTGATCGGTGACAATGCGCTGAAATTCATGGAGCAAAACGACCGGCCCAATGCAGAGCTGCAGAAACCATTTT
This window contains:
- the gyrA gene encoding DNA gyrase subunit A codes for the protein MADEITPTPPPPPPPANLVPVNIEDEMRKSYVDYAMSVIIGRALPDVRDGLKPVHRRILVGMRDMGLASNRAYRKCAKIVGEVMGNYHPHGDSPIYDALVRMAQDFSYRYPLVDGQGNFGSIDGDPPAAMRYTEARMAPFGEALLEDIEKETVDFVPNYDEDREEPSYLPSKVPNLLVNGSNGIAVGMATNMPPHNLTEVCEAVVHLIENPQASLPDLMAHIPGPDFPTAGIIHGRSGIRQAYQTGRGQVMMRARATIERQGKDRDVIIVTEIPYQVNKARLIEKIAELVNEKRLEGIGDIRDESDRHGMRVVIELKRGEQGLVVLNNLYKLTAMQTTFGVINLAIVNGQPKVLSLLELLRLFVEHRVDVVRRRTQYELRQAEARAHILEGLKKALDHIDAIIKLIRAAKTSVEAREGLITTFEFTEIQAKAILEMQLQRLTSLERQKIEDELAELQTRINELKEILASDARLRQVIIKELRDVQKKYGDARRTQIIEEETEIRLEDLIAEEDAVITVTHSGYLKRTPASVYRNQGRGGKGRIGMRTKDEDPVTNVFVANTHSYVLVFTDRGRLYWLKVYEIPDVGSAGRGKAIVNLANLSAEEKVRALLSVKDFDSKVSVIMATRSGTVKKTSLEAFSNPTQRGIIAMGVPDDDELIAAELVSANETVLIGTHDGMSIRFLHDDVREMGRQAYGVIGIRLDEGDYVVSMIASTNENDNVLTVTEGGFGKRTAVEEYRTQGRGGKGIINVKTTAKNGKVVSIMRVQEDSDILVMTANGKLIRVRSQDIRSVGRATQGVRLIHLDEDDKVTAATLVEPEAKEEEPPPTVN
- a CDS encoding NAD(P)/FAD-dependent oxidoreductase produces the protein MQITIVGAGPSGSWASILLARRGHSVTLIDSQAPWEKPCGGGVTAKALSSFGIFESDLPRNKVEQITIYFGDKLSVTVTPQDPIAVVSRRELGRYLLDEAGKSGVSIIKSRVTRIEQERRGWVLRTRDTSLQSDFLIGADGASSLVRRSVSSGLPPEDLSVTLGYFIPGKFQPHMKIYFVQGFEGYIWSFPRDNHTSYGLITRSEPGWTSRAKMLLSNFIAADLGTEILEQAEFYSAPVPCLGPQAWKKNRISGAGWALLGDAAGLVDPITGEGIYYAFQSAQILADTIEEPGQYEAKVGATIGRELTRAGRMYKRFYRGRFLGGDFKKRTVQFSRRSRTLRGILGNLIAGNQSYLSLKKKLVFSLPAISIDLITGRGAG
- a CDS encoding menaquinone biosynthesis protein produces the protein MSKAKNKISIVKYLNAVPLAWGILEGAHKEKFDSLLSTPAECAEQLSRGGVDIGLIPSIEFQRIKDCRIVPGPAVASPYYVRSVILVSELPLWKVKTVACDNGSRTSVALSKIIFNEFYHTHPDFRPAEPDLGNMLAQSDAALLIGDNALKFMEQNDRPNAELQKPFLRHGAEPLEVFDLAERWRFLTGLPFVFAFWAVRGGFKDESIVDTLKQSRDFGVANIPDIATRYSETLQIKKESIQDYLEKNVHYYMDESCLQALDLFYEMAAKVGAIKSTRRLQFA